The DNA segment ACGCCGCGCCCGCGCTGCATACGAGTTCCTCGTTATGCTTGGCGTGCCGTCTTCTAACCTGAAGATCGTTTCCTTTGGTGAAGAGCGCCCCGCTGTCGACGCCGACAACGAAGCCGCTTGGGCTAAAAACCGTCGCGATGAGTTCAAACTCTTCAAGTAAGCGACTCGGTTTGCCCCTTTTTAAAAAACGCCGCTCAGCGAACGCTGAGCGGCGTTTTTTTATGGCGTAGGTGAGTTTGGGGGCGCAGTTTGGTGTTGTATTGGGACGCTGTCCCAAACTCTGCAAGGGGCGCTGCCCCTTGACCCCGCCCAAGGACGAGGCCCTTGGGAATCCCGCTATCGCTCAAAAAAGACGGCTGAATGGGATGAAAGCTATGCTTTCCTCTCCATCAGCCGTCTTTTTTGAGCTAGTGGGCGTTTCCCGAATGCGTGTTTTTTTGCCTTGTTCGAACCTCCCTTTCTTTCTGAACGCTTGCGTTCAGAAAGAAAATGGTGGCAACTCGCAGAAGAGAAAGAGGCTCTCGACGTTATTTTCATCAAGTTTGAATTTCATTCACGCGAAGCGTGGATGGAATTCAAACTCGTTGAGGATACGTAAGGGAATCATTCCCTTACGCGGGGGGTTGGGGGCTGGCCCCCAATCTTCCTCCCCCATGCTCCTAGCGTACGCCATTCTGGCGCATAAATGGGGCGTATTTTTTGTCAGTGCCTTTGATGTGACCGACGAGCCAGTCGCGAAGGAAGTTCATGATGTCGGTAGAGACATCAGCCTGCCCGGAGGAATACTGCTGGGCGAACTGCTTGACCTTGTCTGTGAACTGCTTGTGAATGCGCTTGTGGCTTGCGGTGTCGGCGTAGCCGAACTTGTCGAAATACTTTTCTTCGGTCCCGAAGTGATAGACGGTGTAGTCGAGGAGTTCAGTAAGAATTTTTTGAATAACGTCTCTGCCGTGGCCGTTTTTCATGCCGCGATAGAGGGTGTTAATCAGGTTAATGAGCTGCTTGTGCTGTGAGTCTAACTCATTGACGCCGGTAGCAAGCTCGTGAGTCCAGTTGAACAGGGTGTCGGCAGAGATGGAGTTCAGGTCCTGCACGAGATGCTGGAGGTTGACGTTCATGTCAGACAGCTCGTGAGCGGAGCGCGCGGCGTCAGTAATACCGTGGGCAATGGAGTCGGCAACGTCGTTAACTTCGCCGACGGCGTTGTTGATTTCCGACATGGTCTGCGCCTGTTCCTCGGCAGCGGCGGCAATGGCCTGAATCATGCTGAGGTTCTCTTCGGCGAGAGACGTGATGGTGCTGACGGCGTTGCCGGATTCACGGGAAAGCTCTGCTGCACTGTTTACGAGGTCGGCGGCATCATCCATGCGGTTGACGTTGGCCTGAGCGGCCTGCTGAATGCCAGCGATGGAGACGCCGACTTCTTTTGTGGCGGCCATTGTTTTTTCGGCGAGTTTTCTGACTTCGTCGGCAACAACGGCAAAACCACGACCAGCCTCACCTGCGCGGGCGGCTTCAATGGCGGCATTCAGGGCGAGGAGGTTGGTCTGGTCAGCAATGTCGTTAATAACATCAATAACCTGTCCAATGCCCTGAGCCTGCTCACCAAGGCCGTGCATCAGCCCCTTGAGTTCGCTGGTAATGCCTTCAACCTGAAGGATGGCATCCTGGGCACGGGTGACGACCTTGGTGCCTTCCTCAGCCTGCTGCTTGGTATTTTCAACGTTAGCGGCGGTTTCGTGGGTGTTGCGAGAGATGTCTGTAACGGCTGCGGACATTTCGACCATAGCGGTAGAGGTCTCGTGCATGCGCTCACGCTGGGTGGCGGCACCAGTGCTGATGCTGTCAGTCAGATCCGTGATGACGTGAGTTGCTTCTGCTGTGCTGTCGACCACGAGGGTGAGCTTGGCAGCAGTTTCGCTCATTTCTGCTTTGCGGGTTTCCTCGGCCATTTTGGAAGCCTGTGCGGATTCCTGAATGGACTGCCGGGTGCGCTGCTCAATGCTGGAAAGTTCTTTGCTCAGTCTGTCATTTTTTTTGACGATGTCTTTTTTTTCCTGAAGCAGGATATCAAGGGAGCCTTCGAGGCTCTGCCCGATACGTTGCCTCCCGAGCCTGTGCGCAATGGCTTCCTGCGGGGCAAAGCCGTGTTGCTGTGCAAAGAAAAGGGCTGTGGCGGCAAAGATGGCTGCGACAAGGCCGAGCACCGTCAAAACAAATGGTGAGGCTGCAAGCTGTGCAGCAATGCAAATCCCTAGGGCTGCAATGAGGCTAAGGATTCCGCAAACAAGCGACGGGGTTTTCTGGATCATGTTCCTTCCCTGTTCAGCATTGTGGCCCGAAATGGGTCAGATAATAAGAGTGATTCCTGATAAGAACAGTGTGCCGTAAAATATTCTTATCGGCAAGAATTAACGAAACATTTGGGAGATATACTCTAAATAAAGAAATCGGGCACCAAAAAGGCAGAGAGCGCCGTAGAGTCCGGCAATTATGTCGTCGATCATGATGCCAAAGCCCCCAGGAAGCCATGATTCAGCAGCTTTGACGGGCCAGGGCTTGAGGATGTCGAAAAAGCGAAACGCCAAAAATCCAAAAAGGATTTGCCAGGACGTCATGATGGGGAAAAATGCGAAAACGAGCCACTGACCAGCGACTTCGTCAATGATAATGCAGCCGGGGTCTTTCTGGCCGAGCAGTCGTTCTGCCCTGTCTGCGGCAAGTCCGCCAAGAACGAAGACGAGGGCGATGATGATGCAGCGGACAAGGGGCGAATAGGGCAGAAGGAGAAAAGGGGCGGCGATGATGGCGACCGCAGATCCCCAGGTGCCGGGAGCTTTGGGTAAAAAGCCAACCGGGCCGAGCGTGGCTATTGCCTTAGAAATTTTATCTGTCGCAGTGGTGTGAGACATGGTCTTTCCTCTGTGTATTTTAGAGAAGCCTATGGAAGGGATAGGACCGAAGAAAAATTTTGGCAAGCGTTCAATGTATTGCGATTGCCATGCGGTATACCACAAAAAAAGCCCTGACAGGCAGGGCTTGGTGTCTATCGTGTCATCATTGCGCGGGGGCGAATGGCCCGGATTGTCTGGAGGCATTGCACAAGTCGGGCAAGGGGCAGACCCACGACATTGTTGTACGAGCCGCTGATGGACTCAATGAGAAAGCCGCCTTTGCCCTGAATGGCGTAGCTTCCGGCCTTGTCCATAGGCTCGCCTGTTTCGATGTAGCTAAAGAGGACTTCAAGGGGCTGTGGTCCCATTGTGACTTCCGTGGAGACGGAAAAACATTCAGGACGGGGAGAGCTGGGGTGATAGACCGCGCAGCCTGAAATGACGTGATGTGTGTTGTCCACAAGCTTGGAGAGCATCATCATGGCATCTGTTGTGCCGCTGGGCTTGCCCATGATCTCGTCATCGAGAGTTACAATGGTGTCGCAGCCAATAACGATGGCGTCTTTGTTCGCCTTGTGAACGGCGTCTGCTTTGGCGAGCGCGGCACGAACGGCAAATTCTTCTGGTGTTTCGTGGTCTTCGGGTTCTGGCTCGCACTCGTCTGGGGCGGGAATGATTTCAAAATCAAGGCCGATGGATTCCAGCATTTCGCAGCGTCGGGGGGAGCCAGAGGCCAAGATGATGCGCTGGATGGACTGAAAGGGGCCTGCTTCAACAACAATCGGTTCAATATCCATAAACGGGTTCCATAAAAAACGGGTCGGCACCCAAGGGAGCCGACCCGCTGATGTTCAGTGTTGGGCGTGAATCACACTGCGGTTTGATCCGCAAGGATGGCATGCAAAAGCGCTTCATCCAGTGTGGGGTGAGCCCATATGATACGGTGAGCGTCGGCGAGAGTCCAGCTTTCGCTGACCATGAGTGTCGCCTGCGTTATGAGATGCGACACGCCATGCCCGACAGCCGTTACCCCACATATCTTTCCATCATTCCAGAGTATTTTGATAAAGCCCTGAGCCAGTGCGTGTGCCTGCGCAATGGGGTTTGCCGCCAGTGCATACTGGGAAACCACAGGGGACAGACCCTCTGCACGCATGTCTTCTGCCATTTTTCCTACCCGAATGCTTTCTGGTGCTCCATAAATGCACCACGGCATTGGCCCGGAGGAATAAGGCGCAGATGTTTTGCCTGCGATGATGTCTGCAACATACTGCCCCTGATGCGAAGCCGCATGAGCGAGTAACGCCTGCCCATTCAGATCGCCAATGGCGTAGATACCTGCTGCGGCCTTGAGATACTCGTCAACCTGAATAAAGCCACGGCTGTCTTGCGTGCAGGCGGATTCTTCCAGCCCTAGCCCGTCAAAGACAGGGCCTCGGCCTGTGGCGACAAGCACACGGTCTGCCGTAAGCTCTTCGCCAGATTCCAGCGTGAGTTCTGCATGCTCGGCAGTGCTCCTGAGTGACTGCACCCGTTTGCCAAGAAGAAGCTTCCATTTTTCGCGTTTGCAAAGTTGCGCAATGGTCTTGCTTACGTCTGGGTCCTCAAAGGGCGCCAGACGATCAAGAGCTTCGACGACCGTGATTTTTGTTCCAAGGCGGGAAAAGAAACGGCCAAGCTCCAGACCAATAACGCCGCCGCCAACAAGAATCAGGCTTTCGGGAATTTCCGTCAGGTCCAGAATCCCGTCAGAGTCAAGAATCCGCTCGCCGTCTGGCTCCAGCCCCGGGAATGCACTCGGAGCCGAACCCGTAGCAAGCACCAGGTTTCCAAACTCAATGGCTTGCGGGCCATCGCTAAGCTGAACGTCGATATGTGACGCGTCGTGTATGTGGGCACTGCCTTCAAAAAGGGCAATCCCAAGCTGTTCGAAGCTCTTGCGTAGTCCCTGACGCGATCCATTCAGCACCTGCTCTTTGCGTTTTTGAAGCGCTGGGAGATTTGGCTGAATACTGCCAGAAAGCAGCTTGAATTTGGACTGTGCTGCCAGCTCATGAATGCACTCTGTTGCTCCCAGAAAGAGCTTTGTAGGAATGCAGCCACGATTCAGGCAGGTGCCGCCGAGTTCTCGACGTTCCACAATGGCGACGGAAAGTCCATTTTGTGCTGCGCGCTTGGCGCAGGCTTCGCCACCGGGACCAGAACCAATGACAACGAGGTCAAAGCGCACTGTGTGCTCAGACGTCATCTGTCAGCTCCATGCTGCGTGCGGCACGCGTTTCATCGAGTCGGGTGACAGGAAGTGTCACAGGCGCATGCTTGACGCTTTCAGGGTCTGTTTTTGCTGTTTCGATGATCTCGGCGAGGGCATCAACAAAGTCGTCGAGGGTGCTCTTGGATTCTGTTTCTGTTGGCTCAATCATGAGGCACTCTGGGACAATGAGCGGGAAATACACAGTGGGTGCATGGAAGCCCTTGTCCAGAAGCGCCTTGCCAACGTCCAGCGCACGGACGCCGTTGAGTTCATCACCAACAACAGAGCAGACAAACTCGTGTTTGCAAATGTCGTTGTGCGGGACCTCAAGGAGAGAGCTGACGCGTGCGCGGATGTAGTTTGCTGCCAGAACGGCATTTTCACTCGCGCGGGTCAGGCCTGCTCCGCCAAGGCGAAGAATGTACGCGTAGGCTTTGAGGTAAACGCCAAAGTTGCCATAGAACGGCGCCATGTAGCCGATACTCTTGGGATGGTCGTAGTCGAGAACAAAGCGGCCATCTTCGAGTTTCTTGACGCGGGAGACTGGCAGGTAGGGTTTGAGCCGTGGCGAAACACCAACCGGGCCAGAACCCGGACCACCGCCGCCGTGTGGCGTGGCAAAGGTTTTGTGCAGATTCAGGTGAACAACGTCAAAGCCTGCATCACCCACGCGCATTTTGCCCATGATGGCATTCATGTTTGCCCCGTCATAATAGAGCAGGGCGTCCTTTTCGTGGATCATCTCGACGATTTCCGGGAGATGTTTTTCAAAAAGGCCAAGAGTGTTGGGGCAGGTCAGCATAACTGCGGCGACATCATCGTCCAAAGCCTCGCGAAGGGCTTCGGGGTCAACCATGCCGTCACGGGATTCGATAGAAACAATGTCAAAGCCCGCAAGGTGTGCTGATGCGGGATTTGTGCCGTGCGCAGAGTCCGGGATGATGACTTTGGTCTTGTTCGTGTTGCCCTTGTCCGCATGGTACGCAGCAATAAGCATTGCCCCGGTCAGCTCGCCATGTGCGCCTGCCATTGGGTGAAGGGTGTAGGCGGCCATGCCCGTGATTTCGCAAAGCAGGCTCTCGAGATCATACATGACGGCAAGAGCGCCCTGTGTGAAGTGGCCTGCTCCCTTGAGCTGGGCCATGAGGGGGTGCAGTCGGGTGAAGCCCGGAAGTGCTGCGGCCTGCTCAATGAATTTGGGATTATATTTCATTGTGCAGGAGCCAAGCGGGTAGAAATTGCCGTCGACGCTGTAGTTCAGGTGCGAAAGCCGGGTGAAGTGGCGGACCACGTCCAGCTCACTGAGTTCTGGGAGCTGGGCCGGGCTTTGGCGCATCATTGACTTGGGCAGAACATCTGCGGCCTTGAGCTGTGGCTCGTTTAGGCACACACCTTTTCTGCCGGGGACTGATTTGGCGAAGAGCGTTTTCATCGAATCACACCTCCAACCATTTCAGCAAGGATACCAAGATCCTGACGGGAATGTTTTTCTGTGCAGGCGACCAGCAGGCAGT comes from the Desulfobaculum bizertense DSM 18034 genome and includes:
- a CDS encoding bacteriohemerythrin — protein: MIQKTPSLVCGILSLIAALGICIAAQLAASPFVLTVLGLVAAIFAATALFFAQQHGFAPQEAIAHRLGRQRIGQSLEGSLDILLQEKKDIVKKNDRLSKELSSIEQRTRQSIQESAQASKMAEETRKAEMSETAAKLTLVVDSTAEATHVITDLTDSISTGAATQRERMHETSTAMVEMSAAVTDISRNTHETAANVENTKQQAEEGTKVVTRAQDAILQVEGITSELKGLMHGLGEQAQGIGQVIDVINDIADQTNLLALNAAIEAARAGEAGRGFAVVADEVRKLAEKTMAATKEVGVSIAGIQQAAQANVNRMDDAADLVNSAAELSRESGNAVSTITSLAEENLSMIQAIAAAAEEQAQTMSEINNAVGEVNDVADSIAHGITDAARSAHELSDMNVNLQHLVQDLNSISADTLFNWTHELATGVNELDSQHKQLINLINTLYRGMKNGHGRDVIQKILTELLDYTVYHFGTEEKYFDKFGYADTASHKRIHKQFTDKVKQFAQQYSSGQADVSTDIMNFLRDWLVGHIKGTDKKYAPFMRQNGVR
- a CDS encoding phosphatidylglycerophosphatase A family protein, with protein sequence MSHTTATDKISKAIATLGPVGFLPKAPGTWGSAVAIIAAPFLLLPYSPLVRCIIIALVFVLGGLAADRAERLLGQKDPGCIIIDEVAGQWLVFAFFPIMTSWQILFGFLAFRFFDILKPWPVKAAESWLPGGFGIMIDDIIAGLYGALCLFGARFLYLEYISQMFR
- a CDS encoding Maf family protein; its protein translation is MDIEPIVVEAGPFQSIQRIILASGSPRRCEMLESIGLDFEIIPAPDECEPEPEDHETPEEFAVRAALAKADAVHKANKDAIVIGCDTIVTLDDEIMGKPSGTTDAMMMLSKLVDNTHHVISGCAVYHPSSPRPECFSVSTEVTMGPQPLEVLFSYIETGEPMDKAGSYAIQGKGGFLIESISGSYNNVVGLPLARLVQCLQTIRAIRPRAMMTR
- the lpdA gene encoding dihydrolipoyl dehydrogenase, with the protein product MTSEHTVRFDLVVIGSGPGGEACAKRAAQNGLSVAIVERRELGGTCLNRGCIPTKLFLGATECIHELAAQSKFKLLSGSIQPNLPALQKRKEQVLNGSRQGLRKSFEQLGIALFEGSAHIHDASHIDVQLSDGPQAIEFGNLVLATGSAPSAFPGLEPDGERILDSDGILDLTEIPESLILVGGGVIGLELGRFFSRLGTKITVVEALDRLAPFEDPDVSKTIAQLCKREKWKLLLGKRVQSLRSTAEHAELTLESGEELTADRVLVATGRGPVFDGLGLEESACTQDSRGFIQVDEYLKAAAGIYAIGDLNGQALLAHAASHQGQYVADIIAGKTSAPYSSGPMPWCIYGAPESIRVGKMAEDMRAEGLSPVVSQYALAANPIAQAHALAQGFIKILWNDGKICGVTAVGHGVSHLITQATLMVSESWTLADAHRIIWAHPTLDEALLHAILADQTAV
- the gcvPB gene encoding aminomethyl-transferring glycine dehydrogenase subunit GcvPB, with translation MKTLFAKSVPGRKGVCLNEPQLKAADVLPKSMMRQSPAQLPELSELDVVRHFTRLSHLNYSVDGNFYPLGSCTMKYNPKFIEQAAALPGFTRLHPLMAQLKGAGHFTQGALAVMYDLESLLCEITGMAAYTLHPMAGAHGELTGAMLIAAYHADKGNTNKTKVIIPDSAHGTNPASAHLAGFDIVSIESRDGMVDPEALREALDDDVAAVMLTCPNTLGLFEKHLPEIVEMIHEKDALLYYDGANMNAIMGKMRVGDAGFDVVHLNLHKTFATPHGGGGPGSGPVGVSPRLKPYLPVSRVKKLEDGRFVLDYDHPKSIGYMAPFYGNFGVYLKAYAYILRLGGAGLTRASENAVLAANYIRARVSSLLEVPHNDICKHEFVCSVVGDELNGVRALDVGKALLDKGFHAPTVYFPLIVPECLMIEPTETESKSTLDDFVDALAEIIETAKTDPESVKHAPVTLPVTRLDETRAARSMELTDDV